From Candidatus Binatia bacterium, one genomic window encodes:
- the secY gene encoding preprotein translocase subunit SecY, whose amino-acid sequence MTTGFSNTLRVEELKKRLLFCAGMIAVYRVGVAIPTPGIDGKAMQAFFAEAANDVFGLVNLFSGGALERFSIFALGIMPYISASIILQLLTVVIPTLENLKKEGEAGRRKITQYTRYGTVVLALIQSLFISIGLEQIQAPGGGSVVFEPGWSFRLMSMLTLTAGTAFIMWLGEQVTERGIGNGISLVIFAGIVSAIPSAVTTTFQFMNEGELSLFTVLFIGLVMVVVVGCIIFVERGHRRIPVQYAKRVVGRKMYGGQSSHLPLKINTAGVIPPIFASSILIFPGTIASFLQHPVADRAAELLSPGNLLYNVVYVVLIIFFCYFYTAVTFDPVEVADNMKKFGGYIPGIRPGKRTAEFIDRILTRITLGGAIYVSAICVLPTVLIQQFNVPFFFGGTALLIVVGVALDTVAQMETHLLTRNYEGFMKRGRVRGRRG is encoded by the coding sequence CTTCTGCGCAGGCATGATTGCCGTGTACCGCGTCGGGGTTGCGATCCCGACTCCCGGTATCGATGGCAAAGCCATGCAGGCGTTCTTCGCGGAGGCCGCGAACGACGTCTTCGGACTCGTGAACCTGTTCTCGGGTGGCGCTCTCGAGCGCTTCTCGATCTTCGCGCTGGGCATCATGCCCTACATCAGCGCTTCCATCATTCTACAGCTGCTGACGGTCGTCATCCCGACCCTCGAGAACCTCAAGAAAGAGGGCGAGGCGGGCCGGCGGAAGATCACGCAGTACACGCGGTACGGCACGGTCGTACTGGCGCTCATCCAGAGCCTGTTCATCAGCATCGGCTTAGAGCAGATTCAGGCTCCTGGCGGCGGCAGCGTTGTCTTCGAGCCGGGGTGGTCCTTCCGTCTGATGTCGATGCTGACCCTCACGGCCGGCACCGCCTTCATCATGTGGTTGGGTGAGCAGGTGACCGAGCGCGGCATCGGAAACGGTATCTCGCTAGTCATCTTCGCCGGCATTGTCTCGGCGATTCCGTCCGCGGTCACTACGACGTTCCAGTTCATGAACGAGGGCGAACTCTCGCTCTTCACGGTTCTCTTCATTGGGCTCGTGATGGTCGTGGTCGTCGGCTGCATCATCTTCGTCGAACGCGGGCACCGGCGGATTCCGGTCCAGTACGCCAAACGGGTGGTCGGCCGAAAGATGTACGGCGGTCAGAGCTCCCATTTGCCTCTCAAGATCAACACGGCCGGCGTCATTCCGCCGATTTTCGCCTCGTCGATCCTGATTTTCCCGGGCACCATCGCCAGCTTCCTCCAGCATCCCGTCGCGGATCGGGCTGCGGAGCTGCTGTCGCCGGGGAACCTTCTCTACAATGTTGTATACGTGGTGCTTATCATTTTCTTCTGTTACTTCTACACGGCCGTGACCTTCGACCCGGTGGAGGTCGCGGACAACATGAAGAAGTTTGGTGGGTACATCCCGGGGATTAGGCCCGGGAAGCGCACCGCGGAGTTCATCGACCGCATCCTGACCAGGATTACCCTGGGCGGGGCGATCTACGTCTCTGCGATCTGCGTATTGCCCACGGTCCTGATTCAACAGTTCAACGTGCCCTTCTTCTTCGGAGGAACGGCGCTACTGATCGTGGTGGGTGTCGCGCTGGACACAGTTGCCCAGATGGAGACCCACCTTCTCACGCGCAATTACGAAGGTTTCATGAAACGCGGACGCGTACGCGGCCGGCGCGGATAG
- a CDS encoding adenylate kinase, giving the protein MGSNRSHLVLLGPPGAGKGTQAGLLSTELSIPHISTGDILRDEVQRGSELGIKAKELMDKGNLVPDDVMVGIVRDRIGGSDCTSGFILDGFPRSLPQASGLENFDGDLPALLAVSLDVPLGEVVRRLGQRRTCRKCKAMFHRTLNPPRAEGICDKCGGELYQREDDQKDVIQARLRVYQRETEPLLEFYRSRGALVEVDGTGSAPDVFKMLLSGLGAHS; this is encoded by the coding sequence ATGGGATCGAACCGATCGCACCTTGTCCTGTTGGGACCGCCTGGGGCTGGCAAAGGCACTCAGGCAGGGCTGCTGAGCACGGAGCTCAGCATTCCGCATATCTCCACAGGAGACATCCTTCGGGATGAGGTTCAGCGCGGTTCGGAGCTCGGGATCAAGGCTAAGGAATTGATGGATAAGGGAAATCTTGTGCCCGACGATGTCATGGTAGGCATCGTGCGGGACCGAATCGGGGGCTCGGATTGTACCTCCGGGTTCATCCTCGATGGATTCCCTCGTTCACTTCCCCAGGCCAGCGGCCTCGAGAACTTCGACGGCGACCTGCCGGCTCTGCTGGCCGTGAGTCTCGACGTCCCCCTGGGTGAAGTCGTCCGACGCCTTGGGCAGCGACGCACCTGTCGGAAGTGCAAGGCGATGTTCCACAGGACGCTCAACCCGCCCAGGGCGGAGGGCATCTGCGACAAGTGTGGCGGCGAGCTCTACCAGCGTGAGGACGACCAGAAGGACGTCATCCAGGCCCGCCTGCGTGTGTATCAGCGCGAGACCGAGCCGCTGCTCGAGTTCTACCGCAGTCGCGGCGCTCTCGTGGAGGTCGACGGAACCGGTTCTGCGCCGGACGTCTTCAAGATGCTTCTCTCAGGCCTCGGAGCGCACTCGTGA